A window of Salvia splendens isolate huo1 chromosome 8, SspV2, whole genome shotgun sequence genomic DNA:
ATGCTCGTTGGCTACTAAAAGCTAGCAATGCTCTTTCCAGGTTCAAGTTGTTCTAATTGAACCTATCTTAGGAATGCATCTCATAATATTTCATGTTAATCTCATGTATTTGAATTACGTTAGGAACACAACATCCGAAGTCTTACCTGCTATATACATCAAAAATGTTACTGAACTTTCCTTTGATGACATTACACCTGAAGACCCTGATTTCCCATACATTCAAGGTGATATATAACTTTGGGTGACAATCCAGAGCTCTAATCATCCAACTATTtgtttttgaatatttatatatgaacTAGTTTACATGTTTTCAGGCTTGGCAGAGGCTAGAATTATTGCCAGCAAGCTTTCAAGACATGACATGCAATCATACGGCGATGAAGACAGGAATCCTTCATATTTCTTTCCTGATAGGTGTATATTCCTTCCATGACTTCAGTTCTTTAATTGAGTAGTTATAAGATGGACAAATTAGACACATATTGACAAACTTTAACTGATTAGTTATAAGATGGACCAATTAGATACATATTGACAAAGAAGACTGCATCCATTTTATCTTGGACATCATACGTTCATGGATGAGAATATTAATACttattttctctatattttctgattttctcgtattaaattttttataagttGAAAGTTTAGAATTATTTGTTTCCCTAAGCATTCTTGTGTTGGGTGATATGTCCTTCCACCTTGTTCTCGGTTATGCTTTCTATTGGATATGATATATAGACCATTTGGCTAATTTATTCATCctgttatatttttttatccttttctaattttcaacttctttaatattttaacaGCCTCTTATCCCCGTCAAGATCTCGTGAGTTCTTGAGAAAACACAGCTACCAACAGTTGACAAAAAGGTTGTCTCATAATTGtaaaatactccttccgtcccacaagaatatgcactttttcctttttagtccatctcacaagaatatgcactttctaattttggttctaactttgctttcttttgtTATATTTGGAGTTAAGATTGTGCAGCAGTTAACTAGATTCATGGATATTGACAATGTAAACACAGATGCATGGCCTGCAGTGGTAGCTGACGTAGCAGCTGGTGATAAGGGCATTATAGCTCTTGCATTTGGTGAGTTTAAGTGAGCAATTTATGTTTCTGAGGCATACACTTctctttttataatttgtattaCATGACAGGAAACACAAGACGTTTCACCTGTGACAAAAGCACAGGCTGCCATTGCACTTACTGGGGATGCTTCAGCCAATTGGAATAACATACTGAAACTTTTGAAGGGAATTGTAGAAAAAGCTTGTATGATGATAAGGTAATCATATACTAGTTTTGGTTGGAAATTAGATAGATGTTTCACCAATCAAGTTACTGGATCCACACGTAAATAAGACTTTCTACTCATTCTCTCACAATATCTCTCGTGCCATTTTCT
This region includes:
- the LOC121743665 gene encoding uncharacterized protein LOC121743665 isoform X2, with translation MDAATMTAFCTTSFQLKFALAGRKPNLAFLQTRLPPIDRVASVVVRSSGLEQRSPGNSAGDDFSGWANGDDFSGWANGDPKPTLVGIPAPSFVPAALLSLPGKVLVPAFVDQHHSQAFSALQDLKVIEDGVQPGDLCTQREYARWLLKASNALSRNTTSEVLPAIYIKNVTELSFDDITPEDPDFPYIQGLAEARIIASKLSRHDMQSYGDEDRNPSYFFPDSLLSPSRSREFLRKHSYQQLTKRLSHNCKILLPSHKNMHFFLFSPSHKNMHFLILVLTLLSFVIFGVKIVQQLTRFMDIDNVNTDAWPAVVADVAAGDKGIIALAFGNTRRFTCDKSTGCHCTYWGCFSQLE
- the LOC121743665 gene encoding uncharacterized protein LOC121743665 isoform X1 codes for the protein MDAATMTAFCTTSFQLKFALAGRKPNLAFLQTRLPPIDRVASVVVRSSGLEQRSPGNSAGDDFSGWANGDDFSGWANGDPKPTLVAGIPAPSFVPAALLSLPGKVLVPAFVDQHHSQAFSALQDLKVIEDGVQPGDLCTQREYARWLLKASNALSRNTTSEVLPAIYIKNVTELSFDDITPEDPDFPYIQGLAEARIIASKLSRHDMQSYGDEDRNPSYFFPDSLLSPSRSREFLRKHSYQQLTKRLSHNCKILLPSHKNMHFFLFSPSHKNMHFLILVLTLLSFVIFGVKIVQQLTRFMDIDNVNTDAWPAVVADVAAGDKGIIALAFGNTRRFTCDKSTGCHCTYWGCFSQLE